A region of the Flavipsychrobacter sp. genome:
CGAACTGTACGATAACACGACCTGAGATATTATTCTCCTTTGCTTGAGGTGGATAATTAATATTCTTGCTTAAGTAAGCCGTCACATCGTATGGAGATTCCGGCATTTGTTCCACGTACTTCAATATCTGTGGTGGTGGCGGAGCTTCAACTACACCATCTCCTTCATCTACTATACCTGGATCAATTGCATCTGGATCACCTTCCACTGTTTCCAAACCAGCAGAAGCATCTTTAAGATCTTCTTGTTCTGGTGGTTTCTCCTCCTCTGCCACTTCCTCATCCTTCTTAATTACAGGAGGAGTGAATTTTACCGTTGGTTTCACCGGTGGCGGCGGTGGTGGTGGTGGCGGCGGTGGTGGTGGCTCATTAGGATCTATTGGCGGTGGCTCTGCTAAAGTAACCTCCTGTGTCATTGCTACCTTCACCTTTTCAGCAGGCTTCATACTAGCAACAACAGCAGTACCCGCAGCTATAACACCTAAACCAAGTATTACATAGAGCGCCCTCATCATCCTTTTCGGATAATTCTTACGAAGCTCATAAGCACCATATTGCTTATTACGACCTTCGTAGACTATATCTAAGTAATCGCTGGATAGTATTTTATTGATATCCATTGTTTATAATATTTTATTTAAAGATGTTTAAAACAAGATTTTCCATAAATCTTGTTATTCTCCAGCCCCTTGCTCGGTAGCGCTGATAAACTCCCTATCTACATCAGTAATGTCAACAATAGCATATACCCTAACGTCATTGATAGCCATTTCGTCAAGTATGTTTACCATGTCTTCATAAGTACTGGTACTGTCAGGTTTGATAAGAATAGTAGTTTTATCTTTTTCGCCCAGTTGTCCTTGACGTCTTAGTTTTTCTACTTTCTCTTGTTTATCAATAATTACCTTTCTGATACCATCATTAGGATCAAAGTTAGTCACCTGAACATCCGGTGCAGTTTCAGGGTCTGTTCCCATTCCCTCGTAGTAATACACTCTATGTTTCTTACTTAACAAAACTGTTAAGGCTGTACTTTCTTTGATCTTAGTTTGGTCGTCTTCTTCAATCTTCTCATCGTCAAACGGCATGTTGATCTGCATCGTCTTTGGTTTAGACAACGTTGTCGTAAACATAAAGAACGTGATCAACAAGAAACCTAAATCCACCATCGGTGTTAAGTCAACACGCGTAGACAGCTTTTTCGACTTTTTGACCCCAGGACCTTTCTTCCCGCCCTTATCGGCGACTTCCATTTCTGCCATGGAACTAAGTTTTAAGTTTTATAAATAGTTTTTTCTAATCTAATATTTCAACTAGCCCTCGCCTTGCTGCTTTCTATAAGCTGCAGACCCTTCAGGCACAGCTTTTAGACCTGTGATCAAGTTGAATTTAAATATCTTCCATCCTTTAAGTGTATTGATCACTTTTGCGATATCAGGGTAAGCCGCTTTACCGTCTGCCTTGATAGTGATACGCAATTTAGGATTTGAATATCTAGCTTCTTTGATCCATAACGCCAGCTCATTTCTGTCAGAGTAATTGGTAGTATCTGTAGGGATACCAGCAGTTACTTTGTCTATTTCAGTTTGCTGGTTACCGTCCGATCCTAGATAAGCTTTCAATTTATTGAAAGGCACACCTATAGAAGCACCAATTGCGAAATTGGTTTTTTCTTGTTCCGTTAGGTTTAATCCTTTCTGCTCATCAAGCTTCTCTATCAGTTCTTTACGTACAAGCTTATTATCGATCGTAAAGAATACACGACCATCAGGGTCTACTGTGATCAGCATGATGTCATTATCAGGTATCGGAATTTCCGAAATTGAATTCGGGGTAACAACCGTTACAGGCTCATCGGGCTTAAATTGTGTAGCCAACATGAAGAAAGTAAGTAGTAGAAACGCAACATCACACATCGCTGTCATGTCTACATTCGTACTCTTCCGTGGCATTTTATGCTTTCCCATTGTATATAATTTCTACCTGTTATAAATATGAAGACGGGATTCCGCCTTTTTTCCACAACATTTTCGCAAAAAACTATTACTTATAGTTAGATGCGAAGTTTTGAGTTAAAGTGAAACCACTTTCGTCAATACCAAATGTGATGTTATCTATAATAGTAGTGTAGAAGTTATATGCAATAATTGCGATAGCTGAAGTACCAATACCTAATGCAGTATTAATAAGTGCCTCAGAGATACCTGCAGCTAGTGCAGCACCATCTGGAGCACCTGCTTCTGCCATTGCCGAGAATGCACGGATCATACCCAATACCGTACCGAATAGACCGATAAGTGTTGCTACTGATGCAATTGTAGATAAGAATACCATGTTCTTCTCCAAAATTGGTAACTCAAGCGCTGTAGCTTCTTCGATCTCTTTTTGGATACTAGCAATTTTTTGCTCTGTTTCCAGCTCAGTATCCTTGATCATCTCTTCATACTTGTTAAGACCGTTACGCATTACATTACCTACAGAACCTGCTTGCTTATCGCACTCAGCTTTTGCAGCATCGATGTTTTTATTTGCAAGATGGTATTGTACTCTACGTACAAACTCACCACCATTTACTTTTCCTTTTGCTTTGAACACGGTCAAACCACGCTCAATAACGAAATACAACAATACTAAGAAAGTTGACATCAATATAGGTACAACCCATCCACCTTGATACATAGTACCCATAAGGTTTGCTGGTGTGTGCATTTCTGCATCTTTAAAGTTAGATGCACTTCCGAAGATAACATGGAAAATAAGCTCTGCTATTGTTATTAGAAGTACAATCACTAAAAAGTTCTTCATCAAATCGTTCGCCTTCTTAGGTGCACCTGCTTTTGAACCTTGAGGTTTCTTTGCGGCTGTTTTAACATCTGCCATAACTCTGTTTTTATTGTTTTTGGTTTAGTTTATTAATTACTATAATATGAACAATGTGTGCCTACAAAGATATAAGTACACTTTAAAAAAACAACCAGCGTTTTAGTTTTTTATTGTAAAGTTAATAGACGTTTACACAGGCGTGACAACTCTCTGACAACCTTCTAAAGCGCTCAATTGTATTGGGTAGCAAAGAAACAGGGAAACCTTCAAATTAGTATCAGCTATTTATGAAATCTATGGAGTTTATGAAATATTTAAGATTTACCTTTGCAGCCAATGAGCAAAAAACACCAATATTTCAACCCATGGCATACGGTTAGCTATGGAGATAATGTACCGGAAACCGTAAATGCAATAATTGAGATACCTAAAGGATCAAGAGCTAAATATGAGCTTGATAAGGAGACAGGTATGCTGAAACTAGACAGAGTATTATACTCATCTCTTTATTACCCAGCTAATTATGGCTTTATACCACAAACCTATTGTGATGATAAAGACCCGCTAGACATATTAGTACTATCTCAGATAACTATGCAACCTATGACTTTGGTAGAAGCCAAAATAATAGGTGTAATGCGAATGCTAGACCAAGGTGAGGCTGATGATAAGCTAATAGCAGTATGTGCCAATGATATGAGTGTTGCACATATTAATGATATTAGTGAGCTACCTTCGTATTTCATTAAAGAAATGCGCCATTTCTTTGAAGAGTATAAAACATTGGAACAAAAGGTGGTAAAGATCGAAGACTTTCAA
Encoded here:
- a CDS encoding biopolymer transporter ExbD; this encodes MAEMEVADKGGKKGPGVKKSKKLSTRVDLTPMVDLGFLLITFFMFTTTLSKPKTMQINMPFDDEKIEEDDQTKIKESTALTVLLSKKHRVYYYEGMGTDPETAPDVQVTNFDPNDGIRKVIIDKQEKVEKLRRQGQLGEKDKTTILIKPDSTSTYEDMVNILDEMAINDVRVYAIVDITDVDREFISATEQGAGE
- a CDS encoding MotA/TolQ/ExbB proton channel family protein; the encoded protein is MADVKTAAKKPQGSKAGAPKKANDLMKNFLVIVLLITIAELIFHVIFGSASNFKDAEMHTPANLMGTMYQGGWVVPILMSTFLVLLYFVIERGLTVFKAKGKVNGGEFVRRVQYHLANKNIDAAKAECDKQAGSVGNVMRNGLNKYEEMIKDTELETEQKIASIQKEIEEATALELPILEKNMVFLSTIASVATLIGLFGTVLGMIRAFSAMAEAGAPDGAALAAGISEALINTALGIGTSAIAIIAYNFYTTIIDNITFGIDESGFTLTQNFASNYK
- a CDS encoding inorganic diphosphatase, with amino-acid sequence MSKKHQYFNPWHTVSYGDNVPETVNAIIEIPKGSRAKYELDKETGMLKLDRVLYSSLYYPANYGFIPQTYCDDKDPLDILVLSQITMQPMTLVEAKIIGVMRMLDQGEADDKLIAVCANDMSVAHINDISELPSYFIKEMRHFFEEYKTLEQKVVKIEDFQGERLAKKILQHSINDYKTMIAANN
- a CDS encoding biopolymer transporter ExbD, translating into MGKHKMPRKSTNVDMTAMCDVAFLLLTFFMLATQFKPDEPVTVVTPNSISEIPIPDNDIMLITVDPDGRVFFTIDNKLVRKELIEKLDEQKGLNLTEQEKTNFAIGASIGVPFNKLKAYLGSDGNQQTEIDKVTAGIPTDTTNYSDRNELALWIKEARYSNPKLRITIKADGKAAYPDIAKVINTLKGWKIFKFNLITGLKAVPEGSAAYRKQQGEG
- a CDS encoding TonB family protein; this translates as MDINKILSSDYLDIVYEGRNKQYGAYELRKNYPKRMMRALYVILGLGVIAAGTAVVASMKPAEKVKVAMTQEVTLAEPPPIDPNEPPPPPPPPPPPPPVKPTVKFTPPVIKKDEEVAEEEKPPEQEDLKDASAGLETVEGDPDAIDPGIVDEGDGVVEAPPPPQILKYVEQMPESPYDVTAYLSKNINYPPQAKENNISGRVIVQFVVNEDGGISGAKIMGNRRLGGGLEEEALRVVNKMPKWKPGKQNGRAVKVYFTLPISFRLE